The Flavobacterium faecale genomic sequence CTTTACACGAAACACCACTTATTGCTAACACAATCGCAAGAAAGAAATTGTTCGAAATGAACCGTGTAATCTCTGATACTGCTGAGTACGGATGTTATTTGTTTGATCATGCTGCAAAACCATTAATCGCTGAGTACGTGAAAAATGCACCATCAAACATGGTAGGTCGTCCATTCGGAAACACATCTAACGGAGTTGACAACAAAGAATTGATCGAAGTAAATGCAATCATCAGAAACCACCCAGTTGAAGAAGTTGGTGCTTGGTTGAGAGAGTCAATGACTGCAATGAAAAAAATCGTATAATTTAATATACAATTTTAATAGTTTGAAAGGCTGCGTATTTTTACGCAGCCTTTTTGCGTTAATATAGGATTTATTTACAGTTATTTTTGGGCGTGCCCCTTCGTAATCCCGATAGCTATCGGGAACGGGTCAGGCTATTCGTTGCAATCTTGTGGGGGCATAAATGCCAGCCCCCACAAGGATTTCGACCGATAACTCGGGACTATCCTTCACGCAACTTCAAGACAACGATAAGTATTTGTTTTGGAAATTACTGATAACTATTTTGAATATATATTTCAAAAAAAAGAGTACATTTGGAAAACCAATTTGGTTATCCAAATAGAAGCAATACTTTATAAAGTCATTTTAAAATAGATTTCATGACAACAAGACGAGAATTTATTACAAAATCTGCCTGTGCTGCAGGAATATTACCTTTATCGAGCTTTTGCTTACCTAGTATTTTTGATTTTGCTGATAATGATTCCCTTGATGTTAGTATATTTTCTAAACACCTTCAGTTTTTAGATTATAAAGCCACTGGTGAAATGGCGGCCGAAATGGGATTCTCCGGTGTTGATTTAACCGTTCGTCCAGGTGGTCACGTACTCCCAGAGCGTGTACGCACAGATTTGCCATTAGCTATTGCTGCCATTAAAAAAAGCGGCATCCATTGTAATTTGATTACAACGGCTATTGAAAGTGTCAATAATCCCCTTGATATGGAGGTCTTAAAATGTGCTTCGGAGGCAAAAGTACAGGTCTACCGTACCAATTGGTACAAGTACAAAGATGGTATGTCTATGCAAGATTCGCTACTTTTCTACCAAGAAGAAGTCCGAAAGCTAGGCCAGATAAATAAAGAACTTGGTCTTATAGGTAGTTATCAAAATGTAGACGGAATTGCAATAGGTTCTTCTTTTTGGGAAGTCGATACGATTCTACAAACGGTTGATCAAAAATATTTTGGCGCTCAATATGACATTAGACACGCTTTAGCTGAGGGAGGGAATTCATGGGAAAACGGATTTAGATTATTACATGATAAAATCAAAGTCATCGTTTTAAAAGATTTTAAGTGGGGAATTGTAAACGGGAAATGGCAGGCCATTAATGTGCCAGTAGGAGAGGGAATGGTGGATTTTACTACCTATTTCAAATTACTAAAAAAACACCACCTAAAACCTCCAGTTTCTTTGCATATCGAATATGATTTGGGAGGAGCTGAACAAGGAAAAGAAATCATTACTGTAGACAAAAAAGTAGTTTTTGACGCCATCAAAAAAGACTTGGTAACCATTCAAAAACTATGGAAAGAAGCTTAACGACTATAACTAACCAAAAAATTAATATGAAAAATATTGTATCGGTAATTATCTTGCTTACTAGTTTGTACGCACAAAATATTTGTTCTCAAAACATTCCATCTGAAAGTATAATTGCAACAAATGAACTAGCTTCTTACCTAAAGCCCGAGGTACAGCAAGAGTTGGGTGGTCGTAACGCAATTACGCCAACTGTACTAGCTAACTATTTTCGAACTAAATTTTCAGAACGATATTTTTATAATTGGAAAGATAATGATGCTCGATTTCAAGCGTATGCACAAGCGTATCCCGATACGGAAAAGAATCATTTAGAAAGAGCTTCCGATCACATGACAAAATATCCTGCAATTGCCCAGTGGAAGCTACCTTACAAGTATCGAAATGGTGAACCAGTCGATACCTATGCTATGCGACATTTAGCACGCCAACATAAGATGGTAGATATAGCTTTCGAATATAATTTTCAAAATAAAGATCCAAAGTACATTACTTATTTCAAGGACCAATTAAAGTCGTTGAATTTGGCTCTGTTAGCCAACAAGTATGAAACAATGGAAGGTGGAAATGGTACTTATGAA encodes the following:
- a CDS encoding sugar phosphate isomerase/epimerase family protein encodes the protein MTTRREFITKSACAAGILPLSSFCLPSIFDFADNDSLDVSIFSKHLQFLDYKATGEMAAEMGFSGVDLTVRPGGHVLPERVRTDLPLAIAAIKKSGIHCNLITTAIESVNNPLDMEVLKCASEAKVQVYRTNWYKYKDGMSMQDSLLFYQEEVRKLGQINKELGLIGSYQNVDGIAIGSSFWEVDTILQTVDQKYFGAQYDIRHALAEGGNSWENGFRLLHDKIKVIVLKDFKWGIVNGKWQAINVPVGEGMVDFTTYFKLLKKHHLKPPVSLHIEYDLGGAEQGKEIITVDKKVVFDAIKKDLVTIQKLWKEA